A genomic stretch from Achromobacter spanius includes:
- the galU gene encoding UTP--glucose-1-phosphate uridylyltransferase GalU has translation MRPVRKAVFPVAGMGTRFLPATKAMPKEMLPVVDKPLIQYAVEEAVAAGITDLIFVTGRNKRAIEDHFDSAPELESDLESKAKHELLAMVRGILPAHVNCLYIRQSAPLGLGHAVLSAAPAVGDEPFAVLLADDLIDADTPAMKQLVDVAVAQNASVLGVQDVPRADTRKYGIVATRAGETHLDPRTERVTHIVEKPEPDVAPSTLAVVGRYVLEAAIFDHLRSTKMGAGNEIQLTDGIASMMRERAVFAHRFEGVRYDCGNKAGMFQATVALGKKYHGLIPE, from the coding sequence ATGCGTCCCGTCCGTAAAGCCGTTTTCCCCGTCGCCGGCATGGGCACTCGCTTCCTGCCCGCCACCAAGGCGATGCCCAAGGAAATGCTGCCCGTGGTCGATAAACCGTTGATTCAATATGCCGTTGAAGAGGCCGTGGCCGCCGGCATTACCGACCTGATTTTTGTGACCGGCCGCAACAAGCGCGCCATCGAAGACCACTTCGACTCCGCCCCCGAGCTTGAATCCGACCTGGAAAGCAAGGCCAAGCACGAACTGTTGGCCATGGTGCGGGGCATTCTACCCGCGCATGTGAATTGTCTCTATATTCGCCAGTCCGCCCCGCTGGGCCTGGGCCACGCCGTGCTGTCGGCCGCGCCCGCCGTGGGCGACGAGCCCTTTGCCGTGTTGCTGGCCGATGACCTGATCGACGCCGACACGCCCGCCATGAAGCAGTTGGTGGATGTTGCGGTTGCCCAGAACGCCAGTGTGCTGGGCGTGCAGGACGTGCCTCGCGCCGATACCCGCAAGTACGGCATCGTGGCCACGCGAGCCGGCGAAACCCATCTGGACCCCCGCACCGAGCGCGTTACGCATATTGTTGAAAAGCCGGAACCCGACGTCGCTCCCTCGACGCTTGCCGTCGTGGGCCGCTACGTACTGGAAGCCGCCATCTTCGACCATCTGCGCTCCACCAAAATGGGGGCGGGCAATGAAATCCAGTTGACCGACGGCATTGCCTCGATGATGCGCGAACGCGCCGTGTTCGCCCACCGTTTCGAGGGCGTGCGCTACGACTGCGGCAACAAGGCTGGCATGTTCCAGGCCACCGTGGCGCTGGGCAAGAAATACCACGGCCTGATACCGGAATAA
- a CDS encoding cytochrome c oxidase assembly protein produces the protein MARMDSLEWLIPWEFSPTLVASFVVAIVLFVRGQRVHHVTGARRFLFWAGLVLLYLSLHTRVDYYAERMFFIHRIQHLVLHHLGPLLVMAAFPGQVMRAGLPMAWRIRLRDFLRTRSGRVTVAVLTNKIFVPALFVFLVLIWLIPSVQFYSMLDWRLYRLMNWSVVISGFMYWNLILDRRPAPPAAMTPGGRVISPVLTMLPQMVAGAVIAFTESDIYPLFELCGRAIAMSAQTDQTIGGLTMWIPAALVEVIGLMVALGTLMRLSAKGRLRKVDRDARARAKARAALSG, from the coding sequence ATGGCCCGCATGGATAGTCTTGAATGGCTCATACCCTGGGAGTTCTCTCCCACGCTGGTCGCTTCCTTCGTGGTGGCGATCGTGCTGTTCGTGCGTGGCCAGCGTGTGCACCATGTGACCGGGGCGCGCCGCTTCCTGTTCTGGGCCGGGCTGGTGCTGTTGTATCTGTCGCTGCACACCCGGGTGGATTACTACGCCGAGCGGATGTTCTTCATCCATCGCATCCAGCATCTGGTGCTGCATCACCTGGGCCCGCTGCTGGTGATGGCGGCCTTTCCGGGGCAAGTCATGCGCGCCGGCCTGCCGATGGCCTGGCGCATCCGCCTGCGTGATTTCCTGCGCACGCGCAGCGGCCGGGTCACGGTCGCGGTGCTGACCAATAAAATCTTCGTTCCCGCGCTGTTCGTCTTCCTGGTGCTGATCTGGCTGATTCCGTCGGTGCAGTTCTATTCCATGCTGGACTGGCGGCTGTACCGCCTGATGAACTGGTCGGTCGTGATCAGCGGCTTCATGTACTGGAACCTGATCCTGGACCGCCGCCCCGCGCCGCCCGCAGCCATGACGCCGGGCGGTCGTGTCATATCCCCCGTGCTGACCATGCTGCCGCAAATGGTGGCGGGCGCCGTCATCGCCTTCACCGAAAGCGATATCTATCCCTTGTTTGAACTGTGCGGCCGCGCCATCGCGATGTCGGCCCAAACGGACCAGACGATTGGCGGCCTGACCATGTGGATTCCCGCCGCGCTGGTCGAGGTGATCGGCTTGATGGTGGCGCTGGGCACGTTGATGCGCCTGTCCGCCAAGGGGCGGCTGCGCAAAGTGGACCGCGATGCGCGCGCCCGGGCCAAGGCGCGGGCGGCGCTATCGGGCTAG